One window from the genome of Xiphophorus hellerii strain 12219 chromosome 16, Xiphophorus_hellerii-4.1, whole genome shotgun sequence encodes:
- the LOC116734990 gene encoding C-Jun-amino-terminal kinase-interacting protein 4-like, with the protein MELEDGVVYQDDPGTSAMMSERVSGLASSIYREFERLIGKYDEDVVKELMPLVVAVLENLDSVFADNQEHEVELELLKEDNEQLITQYEREKALRKHAEE; encoded by the coding sequence atggagctggaagacggAGTTGTGTACCAGGACGACCCGGGGACATCTGCGATGATGTCGGAGCGGGTCTCGGGCCTGGCCAGCTCCATCTACCGCGAGTTCGAGAGGCTCATCGGGAAGTACGACGAGGACGTGGTGAAGGAGCTGATGCCGCTGGTGGTGGCCGTGCTGGAGAACCTGGACTCGGTGTTCGCGGACAACCAGGAGCACGAAgtggagctggagctgctgaagGAGGACAACGAGCAGCTCATCACCCAGTACGAGCGGGAGAAAGCGCTGAGGAAACATGCGGAGGAG